The following are encoded together in the Planctobacterium marinum genome:
- a CDS encoding amidohydrolase: MNKPNTKRLFGDSFKHLSVLALSVSLAFNAWSDDHEEKSEEQSPYVEINKNPFPSTYKPADSGTVLITNVTLLDGVGGRMDNASVLIENGDIKQVGNSISASEATVIDGSGKWLTPGIIDNHSHLGVYPTPDVDSHADGNEMTKPVTAEVWAEHSVWPQDPGFSAALAGGVTALQILPGSANLVGGRAVTLKNVPNRTVQDMKFPSAPYGMKMACGENPKRVYGGKGGPMTRMGNVAGYRKEWIAAKEYKEKWDKYKAEYAEGKNPTAPGRDLKLETLMGVLNGEILVHMHCYRADEMAVMMDVMKEFDYQITSFHHAVEGYKIADLLAENNVCASMWADWWGFKMEAYDGILENIPMVANAGGCAIVHSDSDLGIQRLNQEAAKALSDGQKAGINFTKAQAWEWLSANPARSLGVFDQTGSIEPGKDADVVLWSGDPFSTYSHAEQVFIDGVKVYEKGNDTLWPVTDFELDQPGEGEL; this comes from the coding sequence ATGAACAAACCCAACACCAAGCGACTCTTCGGTGACAGTTTTAAGCACCTTTCAGTGCTGGCGCTGTCCGTTAGTCTGGCATTTAATGCCTGGTCTGATGATCACGAAGAAAAGTCCGAAGAACAATCCCCCTACGTAGAAATTAACAAGAATCCGTTCCCCAGCACCTATAAGCCAGCCGATAGTGGCACTGTTTTGATCACTAACGTGACCTTGCTAGATGGTGTAGGTGGCCGTATGGACAATGCCTCAGTACTCATTGAAAACGGTGATATAAAACAAGTGGGTAATAGCATTTCCGCTTCTGAGGCAACTGTTATCGATGGTAGCGGCAAATGGCTAACACCGGGTATCATTGATAACCACAGCCACCTCGGAGTGTATCCGACACCTGACGTAGACTCTCATGCCGATGGTAACGAGATGACAAAGCCGGTCACAGCCGAAGTTTGGGCTGAGCATTCTGTCTGGCCACAAGATCCCGGATTTTCCGCTGCCTTAGCGGGTGGCGTAACTGCACTACAAATTTTGCCCGGTTCTGCGAACCTGGTGGGTGGACGTGCCGTGACATTAAAAAATGTGCCAAATCGCACCGTTCAGGATATGAAATTCCCGAGTGCTCCCTATGGTATGAAAATGGCCTGTGGCGAAAATCCTAAGCGGGTTTACGGTGGCAAAGGCGGCCCTATGACACGTATGGGCAACGTTGCCGGTTATCGCAAAGAATGGATAGCGGCCAAAGAGTACAAAGAGAAATGGGATAAATACAAAGCTGAATACGCTGAGGGTAAAAACCCCACTGCGCCCGGTCGAGACTTAAAATTAGAAACCTTAATGGGCGTACTTAACGGTGAAATCCTGGTACATATGCATTGTTATCGCGCAGATGAAATGGCGGTAATGATGGATGTAATGAAAGAGTTTGATTACCAGATCACCAGCTTCCATCATGCGGTAGAGGGCTACAAAATTGCTGACCTGCTAGCTGAAAACAATGTGTGTGCGTCTATGTGGGCCGACTGGTGGGGCTTCAAAATGGAAGCCTATGACGGCATTCTGGAGAATATTCCCATGGTAGCTAATGCGGGGGGATGTGCTATCGTGCATTCAGATTCCGATTTAGGTATACAACGCCTTAATCAGGAAGCGGCTAAAGCGTTGAGTGACGGCCAAAAAGCCGGTATCAACTTTACTAAAGCACAAGCGTGGGAATGGTTATCTGCCAATCCTGCACGCTCCTTGGGTGTATTCGACCAAACCGGTTCCATTGAACCCGGCAAAGACGCTGATGTCGTGCTTTGGAGTGGTGACCCGTTCTCCACCTATAGTCACGCCGAGCAGGTGTTCATTGATGGCGTGAAAGTCTATGAAAAAGGCAACGATACCCTATGGCCGGTCACGGATTTTGAGTTAGATCAGCCTGGTGAGGGGGAACTATAA
- a CDS encoding helix-turn-helix domain-containing protein produces the protein MAVSVAPTVIYSCMLGIVLFALLENTNKARKRQTVYLQALLTFLLVHILGELYIYSGFYQYAPALAGLQFPVRMLLGPALYLYAFATMSPEKKPARKTYFFALSGPLVVILVMLPFLFGITSEEKLALADPATRDPVLWQIAVYTCLTTMLVFVLFTGIYFWLTLRLHTQHRLQLMERYSSIEKRSMDWFKVVLLLWGAAWLMFATEYSLSFFGYKWAGSGIAIPLIEAVILLFFAHYAVRQPVLSETEKGKASNKANRKPQLQSERMQEIAAALKSVMLHEQLFMEEDLSLKKLSEAISVSENHISETLSQFINTNFFHFVNGYRIEAAKQLLSESEKQVTQIAFEVGFNSKSTFNTAFKKSTGLTPSAFRNAQ, from the coding sequence ATGGCTGTTAGTGTTGCGCCCACGGTGATCTATTCCTGCATGTTGGGCATAGTTTTGTTTGCGCTACTGGAAAACACCAATAAAGCCAGAAAACGCCAAACCGTTTACCTTCAGGCGCTGCTGACATTTTTGCTTGTTCATATACTGGGCGAACTCTATATCTACTCGGGCTTCTATCAATATGCTCCGGCACTGGCAGGTCTTCAGTTTCCGGTTCGCATGTTGCTTGGTCCCGCGCTTTATCTGTATGCCTTTGCCACCATGTCACCAGAAAAAAAGCCTGCCAGGAAAACCTATTTTTTTGCACTTTCCGGACCACTAGTAGTGATATTAGTTATGCTGCCGTTCCTGTTTGGTATTACCTCTGAAGAAAAGCTGGCATTAGCAGACCCGGCAACTCGAGATCCGGTGCTATGGCAGATCGCCGTCTACACTTGCTTAACTACCATGCTGGTGTTTGTGCTATTCACAGGCATTTATTTCTGGCTAACCTTGCGTCTCCATACTCAACATCGATTGCAGTTAATGGAACGCTATTCTTCCATAGAAAAGCGTTCCATGGATTGGTTTAAAGTGGTGTTATTGCTTTGGGGAGCCGCATGGTTGATGTTTGCGACTGAATACTCACTCAGCTTTTTTGGTTATAAATGGGCAGGTTCAGGCATTGCTATCCCCCTTATCGAAGCAGTGATCTTGTTGTTTTTTGCTCACTACGCGGTTAGACAGCCCGTACTGAGCGAGACAGAAAAAGGTAAGGCGAGCAATAAAGCCAATAGAAAGCCGCAACTGCAATCTGAAAGAATGCAGGAGATTGCAGCTGCACTTAAGAGCGTGATGTTGCATGAGCAATTATTTATGGAAGAAGACTTATCCCTCAAGAAACTATCTGAAGCGATATCGGTGAGTGAAAATCATATTTCAGAAACACTTTCGCAATTCATCAATACCAATTTCTTTCACTTCGTCAATGGCTACAGAATTGAAGCTGCCAAACAACTGCTGTCTGAATCGGAGAAACAAGTGACTCAAATTGCGTTCGAAGTGGGGTTTAACTCAAAATCCACATTCAACACTGCGTTTAAAAAATCAACAGGACTCACACCAAGCGCATTCAGAAATGCTCAGTAA
- a CDS encoding ABC transporter ATP-binding protein: MISTRNITKKVTTSEGPLQILQPISFDVKAGETIAIVGASGSGKSTLLGLLAGLDEVSTGEIYLDGAALHKLDEERRARLRGEKVGFIFQSFMLVQSLTALENIMLPAEIAGLDNPAQLANELLEKVGLGHRGNHFPNQLSGGEQQRVAIARAFITQPKILFADEPTGNLDAANGERVEKLLFELNESAHTTLVLVTHDSELADKCERQLLMNAGELTEKGKSEPAKPAGGKPQLKAI; encoded by the coding sequence ATGATTTCTACCCGAAATATCACCAAAAAAGTAACTACGTCGGAAGGGCCGTTGCAGATCCTTCAACCAATCAGCTTTGATGTCAAGGCGGGTGAGACTATTGCCATAGTCGGAGCGTCCGGCTCCGGTAAATCAACTTTGTTAGGGTTATTGGCAGGTTTAGATGAAGTCAGTACCGGAGAGATTTACCTTGATGGTGCAGCTTTACACAAATTAGATGAGGAGCGGCGTGCACGCTTACGGGGCGAAAAGGTAGGCTTCATCTTTCAGTCTTTTATGTTGGTACAAAGCTTAACCGCGCTGGAAAATATTATGTTACCGGCTGAAATTGCCGGCCTGGATAATCCTGCTCAGCTCGCTAATGAGTTGTTAGAGAAAGTAGGGCTGGGTCATCGAGGCAATCACTTTCCCAATCAGCTTTCCGGAGGTGAGCAGCAGCGGGTAGCCATCGCCCGTGCCTTTATCACGCAACCCAAGATCTTATTCGCTGATGAACCCACCGGGAACCTGGACGCCGCTAATGGTGAACGAGTAGAGAAACTATTATTTGAGCTTAATGAATCGGCACATACGACATTGGTACTGGTAACCCACGATAGCGAGCTGGCTGATAAATGTGAACGGCAACTGTTAATGAACGCGGGCGAGCTGACAGAAAAAGGCAAAAGCGAGCCAGCCAAACCGGCTGGTGGCAAACCGCAGCTTAAAGCGATTTAG
- the arfB gene encoding alternative ribosome rescue aminoacyl-tRNA hydrolase ArfB translates to MDESNLIKISNTVYINLSELEFSAIRAQGSGGQNVNKVSSAIHLRFDINASGLPERLKQTLLNSRDSRITSDGVLIIKAQQFRTQEKNKADAIERLVELIQKANVIPKTRKATKPTKASQKRRVDAKKQAGKNKQLRKKITDY, encoded by the coding sequence ATGGATGAATCTAATTTAATAAAAATTTCCAATACCGTTTATATTAACCTGAGTGAGCTGGAGTTTTCAGCTATCAGGGCGCAAGGCAGTGGTGGGCAGAACGTTAATAAGGTATCCAGCGCGATTCACTTGCGCTTTGATATTAATGCTTCGGGTTTGCCTGAAAGGTTGAAACAGACCTTGTTGAATAGCAGGGATAGTCGTATCACCAGTGACGGAGTATTGATCATTAAAGCCCAGCAGTTTCGCACTCAGGAGAAAAACAAAGCAGACGCGATAGAGCGTTTAGTGGAGTTAATCCAAAAAGCTAATGTCATTCCCAAAACCCGCAAAGCCACTAAGCCCACCAAGGCTTCGCAAAAGCGCAGAGTAGACGCGAAAAAACAAGCCGGTAAAAACAAACAGTTACGAAAAAAGATAACGGATTATTAA
- a CDS encoding arylesterase yields MLFRLKILLLLIPLWVFSDHLQARELKLLVLGDSLSAAYNLKQEQGWVALLQKSWQDKGIEIVNAAISGETSDGGLQRFDRLLEQHSPTHLYLELGANDGLRGYPVNKMKQNLAEIIKRAQQQDIVVILQEMRIPTNYGPRYTRMFTQAYGQLSKQYDVSMISFFLEEIALKPELMQRDGLHPNADAQPILAAWMAERLAPLVFTAN; encoded by the coding sequence GTGTTATTTCGTCTCAAAATTCTACTATTGCTTATACCGTTATGGGTCTTTTCAGATCACTTGCAAGCCCGCGAGTTAAAGTTATTAGTGCTAGGAGATAGCTTAAGTGCAGCCTACAACCTGAAACAAGAGCAAGGTTGGGTGGCTTTGTTACAAAAATCCTGGCAAGACAAAGGCATTGAAATCGTTAACGCGGCCATCAGTGGTGAAACGTCTGATGGGGGTTTACAACGCTTTGATCGGCTATTGGAACAGCACTCTCCCACCCATCTTTACCTTGAGCTGGGCGCGAATGATGGCTTACGCGGTTATCCGGTTAACAAAATGAAACAAAATTTGGCTGAGATTATCAAAAGAGCGCAGCAACAAGACATTGTTGTGATTTTACAGGAAATGCGTATTCCCACTAATTACGGTCCAAGATATACCCGCATGTTCACTCAAGCCTACGGCCAGTTAAGCAAGCAATACGATGTGTCCATGATTAGTTTTTTCCTGGAAGAAATCGCCCTCAAGCCCGAGTTGATGCAGCGAGATGGTTTGCACCCCAATGCCGACGCACAACCGATATTGGCAGCTTGGATGGCAGAGAGGTTAGCGCCACTCGTGTTTACTGCAAATTGA
- a CDS encoding tRNA-dihydrouridine synthase: MEGVVDHLMRDMLTQIGGFDLCVTEFVRIVDAMLPEKVFVRTCPELNNRGFTPAGTPVRVQLLGQNPEALAANAVRAIELGSHGIDLNFGCPAKTVNKSRGGAVLLKDTEALFHILHAVRSAVPQPHIVSAKMRLGFDDKALAIDNALALQEGGADVLVVHARTKKEGYNPPAYWDWIARIKEHIHIPVVANGEIWNHTDAQACAAQSGCKDLMIGRGALAHPKLARVIKQNEADMSWQEMLQLLIQYSGYELYGTKGKYYPNRVKQWLRYLQIHFPEAQEMFKTVRGLQSSDEIVRHLSLTQSKHQQCSPSSSASV; this comes from the coding sequence ATGGAAGGTGTCGTAGACCATTTGATGCGAGACATGCTGACTCAAATCGGTGGCTTCGATTTGTGTGTCACTGAATTTGTGCGCATTGTCGATGCCATGTTGCCTGAAAAAGTCTTCGTAAGAACGTGTCCTGAGTTGAACAACAGGGGCTTTACTCCAGCAGGCACGCCTGTTCGGGTGCAATTGTTGGGGCAAAATCCTGAGGCCTTAGCGGCAAACGCGGTGCGCGCTATTGAATTGGGTTCCCATGGTATCGATCTCAATTTTGGCTGCCCGGCCAAAACCGTCAACAAAAGTCGTGGCGGAGCGGTGCTGTTGAAGGATACCGAAGCACTTTTCCACATTTTGCACGCCGTGCGCTCAGCGGTTCCTCAACCTCATATTGTCAGTGCCAAGATGCGTTTAGGTTTTGATGATAAAGCGTTGGCCATAGATAACGCATTAGCGTTGCAAGAGGGTGGGGCTGATGTGCTGGTGGTCCACGCGCGCACTAAAAAAGAAGGTTATAATCCGCCTGCCTATTGGGACTGGATTGCACGGATTAAAGAGCATATTCACATTCCGGTGGTGGCCAACGGTGAAATATGGAATCACACTGATGCGCAGGCTTGTGCAGCACAATCTGGTTGTAAAGACTTAATGATTGGACGTGGAGCACTGGCTCATCCGAAACTGGCACGGGTTATCAAACAAAACGAAGCGGATATGTCGTGGCAGGAAATGCTACAGCTGTTGATCCAGTACAGTGGCTACGAACTCTACGGCACTAAAGGTAAATACTATCCCAACCGGGTTAAACAATGGTTGCGATATCTACAAATTCACTTCCCTGAAGCACAAGAGATGTTTAAAACCGTCAGGGGGTTACAGTCTTCTGATGAAATCGTTCGCCATCTCTCTCTCACGCAAAGTAAACATCAACAGTGCTCACCCTCTTCATCTGCGTCAGTGTAA
- a CDS encoding DUF1289 domain-containing protein, producing MNNQESTLIKSVDSPCIRQCCLDEQDICVGCKRSIQEILDWSQANPERKQKILENCRNRAKLDEKDV from the coding sequence ATGAATAACCAAGAGTCGACATTAATCAAATCCGTTGATAGCCCATGCATACGCCAGTGTTGTTTGGATGAGCAGGATATTTGTGTGGGCTGTAAACGCTCCATTCAGGAAATACTGGATTGGTCTCAGGCAAATCCTGAACGCAAACAAAAAATTCTCGAAAATTGTCGCAACAGAGCCAAGCTCGATGAGAAGGATGTATGA
- a CDS encoding amidohydrolase family protein: MKRLNKIALAFAAATSFCAPQVWADNIAITGGTAFTMGEQGKVENATILIEGDVIKSVKSGGSVPSGYKTIDAKGKWVTPGIIGAYTSLGLVEVEYSAGISDYTAKLEDSDYLGTQIETKYAVNPDSSLMNLTRIEGVTSAISVMADTDTLFQGQGAFISLGDKVNPIVKGNAVMTLDLTGSKVDDSVGSRAVVWPKLVSVLEEAASLKGKTLRKKDDWDGDLSKADVNALVPVMKGDMPLLITVNRTIDIRHVVHLKQKFEDLNIVLVQATEAWRVADELAAHDIAVLLKPESNLPYDFDELGATLSNAARLDAAGVKVVIGMDTHNARLVLQHAGNAVAHGLPWEKGLASITSVAAEALGVSASHGSMEKGKSADVVVWSGDPLEVMSYAETVVIDGEEIPMTSRPSKLRDRYLKMQSDKAYRYVKP; the protein is encoded by the coding sequence ATGAAAAGATTAAACAAAATAGCTTTAGCCTTCGCAGCTGCTACCAGTTTTTGTGCACCTCAAGTGTGGGCCGACAATATTGCCATTACAGGCGGTACGGCTTTTACTATGGGTGAGCAGGGCAAGGTGGAAAATGCCACTATCTTGATTGAAGGTGACGTGATCAAGTCGGTGAAATCAGGCGGTAGTGTGCCTTCTGGATACAAAACTATCGACGCCAAAGGCAAATGGGTCACACCAGGAATCATAGGCGCCTACACTTCTCTTGGTTTAGTGGAAGTTGAGTATTCTGCCGGGATTTCTGATTACACTGCTAAGCTCGAAGACAGCGACTATTTAGGCACGCAAATCGAAACTAAATACGCAGTAAATCCCGATTCTAGTTTGATGAACCTGACTCGTATCGAAGGGGTCACCAGTGCAATCAGCGTAATGGCCGACACGGATACCTTATTTCAAGGACAGGGTGCGTTTATTAGTTTAGGCGACAAGGTAAACCCTATTGTCAAAGGTAATGCCGTTATGACCTTAGACCTTACGGGTTCTAAGGTGGATGACAGTGTCGGTTCTCGCGCAGTGGTATGGCCCAAGTTGGTGTCGGTACTTGAAGAAGCCGCGAGCCTGAAAGGCAAAACCCTGCGTAAAAAAGACGACTGGGATGGTGACTTATCAAAAGCAGACGTTAACGCACTTGTTCCGGTTATGAAAGGCGATATGCCGCTGCTCATTACCGTAAATCGCACAATTGATATCCGTCATGTGGTGCACTTGAAACAAAAATTCGAAGATTTGAATATTGTGCTGGTGCAGGCTACGGAAGCCTGGCGCGTTGCTGACGAGCTAGCGGCTCATGATATCGCTGTACTGCTGAAGCCAGAATCTAATCTGCCTTATGACTTTGATGAGTTAGGGGCCACTTTATCCAATGCTGCAAGACTGGACGCTGCAGGGGTTAAAGTGGTTATAGGCATGGACACCCACAATGCGCGTTTGGTACTTCAGCATGCAGGTAATGCCGTGGCTCACGGCTTACCATGGGAGAAAGGTCTGGCATCTATTACCTCGGTTGCTGCTGAAGCACTGGGTGTTTCAGCAAGCCATGGAAGCATGGAAAAAGGTAAGAGTGCCGATGTGGTTGTCTGGTCTGGCGATCCGCTGGAGGTTATGAGTTACGCTGAAACCGTAGTGATTGACGGAGAAGAGATCCCAATGACATCTCGGCCTTCTAAATTGCGGGACCGCTACTTAAAAATGCAAAGCGATAAAGCTTATCGCTATGTAAAACCTTAA
- a CDS encoding ABC transporter permease gives MWFNLAWRLFRHEMRRGELTIILAAIVLSVAAVMSLSLFSERLQTALVERSSQFIAADRVVGGRNPLPQEWRQKAIELELNTAQTTYLQSMVFANDTMTLADIRAVNENYPLKGDIKVTDVPFGVGEVIKEVPGEGETWVESQVFQTLGLSIGDVLEVGDKPFTITRVLSEVPDAGFSIFNSNPKVMILQEELEGTGILGEGSRAWYDLYLTGDSDALSDYADWLLPLMDSDLHYTRSIEDDDSWVGNRVKRAEQYFLLASLLAIVLASVAIAVAAQRYSQRHYDPVAIMKTLGASRKMVQQVFLLQIIFITLLGIIIGGALGYGIQAAVASAIQERVAVSLQSWYWGPVWIAIFTGVVCALLFSLYPLLKLFSVPPLRVLRKDLGANMSSRVVQFLAAGGAIFALMWAYSQNLKISAILFVSGIVLVAALLVVTYGLIWLGRRLGKGRMGAWQLAWARIQRRSMDNSVQLISFSVTIMLLLVVLVMRNDMIQQWRDQLPQGTPNYFMANITEAQKPVMEAHFAQRDVQTETFYPVVRARFVAVNGERVNTQITKEDEETEAQSNRRDAFGREANLTWSNQLQNQNTIVAGQWFGDYQEGQPYGMSVEARTAERMDLNMGDVVTFNIGSEVVEVTITSIREVNWQTMQPNFFFVLQPEAMENFRPTYITSFNLDTERKDEIGQLMAPFSTVTLFDVDARINQLREIVDQVSMAVEFILVLVLIAGALVLIAQVQASMDERQQELAILRTLGAKGLLIRASVVLEFIIIGVVAGVMAALANELTLYLLQSQIFEMKGSLHYEYWVIAPIVGAAVVGILGAISCWRLLSLNTSQLLRNMV, from the coding sequence ATGTGGTTTAATCTTGCCTGGCGATTATTTCGCCATGAAATGCGACGCGGTGAACTCACCATTATTCTGGCGGCAATCGTGCTTTCTGTTGCTGCTGTAATGTCTTTATCTTTATTCAGCGAGCGCCTGCAAACAGCCCTGGTAGAACGAAGCTCACAGTTTATTGCCGCTGACCGGGTTGTGGGGGGCCGCAATCCACTGCCGCAAGAGTGGCGACAGAAAGCTATTGAATTAGAGCTCAATACGGCACAAACAACCTACTTACAATCCATGGTATTTGCTAACGACACCATGACGTTGGCGGATATCCGGGCGGTAAATGAAAACTATCCTCTTAAGGGGGATATCAAAGTAACGGATGTGCCATTTGGTGTGGGTGAAGTCATTAAGGAAGTACCCGGAGAAGGCGAGACCTGGGTTGAATCTCAAGTTTTTCAAACGCTCGGATTGTCCATCGGTGACGTACTGGAAGTGGGCGATAAGCCTTTCACCATCACTCGGGTGCTATCCGAGGTACCGGACGCGGGATTTTCCATCTTCAACAGCAACCCTAAAGTGATGATCTTGCAAGAGGAACTTGAAGGTACCGGGATACTGGGTGAAGGCAGTCGCGCCTGGTACGATTTGTATCTAACTGGTGATTCTGATGCCTTGAGTGACTATGCCGACTGGTTATTACCGCTGATGGATAGCGATTTGCACTACACCCGCTCCATTGAAGATGACGATTCCTGGGTGGGAAATCGTGTTAAACGGGCGGAACAATATTTTCTTCTTGCCAGTTTGTTAGCGATAGTCCTGGCTTCGGTGGCCATTGCAGTGGCGGCGCAGCGTTATTCGCAGCGTCATTACGACCCGGTCGCTATTATGAAAACCCTGGGCGCCAGTCGTAAAATGGTGCAACAGGTATTCTTACTACAAATAATCTTTATTACCCTGTTGGGTATTATTATCGGCGGTGCACTGGGCTATGGCATTCAGGCGGCGGTTGCTTCAGCCATTCAAGAGCGCGTTGCTGTCTCCCTGCAAAGCTGGTATTGGGGACCTGTGTGGATTGCCATATTCACCGGTGTGGTGTGCGCTTTATTGTTCTCACTTTATCCGCTACTTAAGCTGTTTTCCGTGCCTCCGCTGCGGGTATTACGCAAAGACTTGGGGGCCAATATGAGCTCTCGGGTTGTACAGTTTTTAGCCGCGGGTGGTGCTATCTTTGCCTTAATGTGGGCTTACAGTCAAAACTTAAAAATCTCAGCGATTCTGTTCGTTTCCGGTATCGTTTTAGTGGCCGCGTTATTGGTGGTGACTTACGGTTTGATTTGGCTTGGTCGGCGCTTAGGTAAAGGGCGCATGGGCGCCTGGCAATTGGCGTGGGCACGTATTCAGCGCCGTTCTATGGACAACAGCGTGCAGCTGATTAGTTTTTCAGTGACCATTATGCTACTCCTGGTGGTGTTGGTGATGCGCAACGACATGATCCAACAATGGCGAGATCAACTCCCACAAGGCACGCCCAATTACTTTATGGCGAACATTACCGAAGCACAAAAGCCTGTGATGGAAGCGCACTTTGCACAGCGCGATGTGCAAACCGAAACCTTTTATCCGGTGGTGCGAGCCCGTTTTGTGGCGGTAAATGGAGAGCGAGTCAATACCCAAATAACTAAAGAAGACGAAGAAACTGAGGCGCAATCTAACCGCCGCGATGCCTTCGGTCGGGAAGCTAACCTCACCTGGAGCAATCAGCTACAGAACCAGAATACGATTGTGGCAGGGCAATGGTTTGGCGACTACCAAGAGGGGCAACCCTATGGTATGTCGGTTGAAGCTCGAACAGCAGAGCGTATGGATTTAAACATGGGTGATGTGGTGACCTTCAATATTGGTAGTGAAGTGGTAGAAGTCACCATTACCAGTATTCGTGAAGTTAACTGGCAAACCATGCAACCAAACTTCTTTTTTGTATTGCAACCAGAGGCAATGGAAAACTTCCGACCAACTTACATCACCAGTTTCAATTTGGATACTGAGCGCAAAGATGAAATTGGCCAGTTGATGGCGCCATTCTCAACAGTAACCTTGTTTGATGTGGATGCCCGCATTAATCAATTGCGAGAAATCGTTGACCAGGTTTCAATGGCGGTGGAGTTTATTCTGGTACTGGTTCTGATTGCCGGAGCATTGGTGTTGATAGCGCAAGTACAGGCCAGTATGGACGAGCGACAGCAGGAACTGGCTATTCTAAGGACATTGGGGGCTAAAGGATTACTGATACGTGCCAGTGTGGTACTGGAATTTATCATCATTGGGGTAGTAGCCGGAGTCATGGCCGCGTTGGCCAACGAGCTGACACTCTATTTGTTGCAATCACAAATCTTTGAAATGAAAGGTTCATTGCATTATGAATACTGGGTAATTGCACCAATTGTCGGCGCTGCCGTTGTCGGTATTTTGGGGGCGATTAGCTGTTGGCGATTATTGTCACTTAATACCAGTCAGCTGTTACGCAATATGGTATAG
- a CDS encoding DUF2461 domain-containing protein → MSFQHFEPSIFQFLKKLKENNNKDWFNDHKQEYEDAVRTPALAFITEMESWIKLLSPHYEAIPKKIGGSLMRVYRDVRFSKDKSPYKTNVGIQFRHEIGKDVHAPGFYLHIEPQQVFLAAGAWAPASDALKNIRDLMVAKPGPYEDAINHQPMLQHFELQGNKLTRPPKGYDKDLPLIEEIKRKDFIAVAELPESFILEPDLPERVARLLGTTQPFMRFLCEALLLRF, encoded by the coding sequence ATGAGTTTCCAACACTTTGAGCCTTCCATCTTTCAATTTTTAAAGAAATTAAAAGAGAATAATAACAAGGACTGGTTTAACGACCACAAACAAGAATACGAAGACGCTGTGCGTACCCCTGCACTGGCTTTCATTACTGAGATGGAAAGCTGGATAAAACTATTATCTCCTCATTATGAAGCCATCCCCAAAAAGATAGGCGGCTCTTTAATGCGGGTTTACCGCGATGTGCGGTTTTCTAAAGATAAATCCCCCTATAAAACTAATGTTGGCATTCAGTTTCGTCATGAAATTGGAAAAGATGTTCACGCTCCTGGCTTTTATTTGCACATTGAGCCCCAACAGGTGTTTTTAGCCGCTGGTGCCTGGGCTCCAGCCTCAGATGCACTTAAAAATATTCGCGACTTAATGGTGGCCAAGCCCGGCCCCTATGAAGATGCCATCAATCACCAACCCATGTTGCAGCACTTTGAGTTGCAAGGGAACAAGCTGACTCGCCCCCCAAAAGGGTATGACAAAGACCTGCCTCTAATTGAAGAGATAAAACGCAAAGACTTTATCGCTGTGGCAGAATTGCCTGAAAGTTTTATTCTGGAGCCTGATTTACCAGAGAGGGTCGCCAGACTGCTTGGAACCACCCAACCCTTTATGCGTTTTTTATGTGAAGCTTTGCTTCTTAGGTTTTAG